A section of the Leptospira kobayashii genome encodes:
- a CDS encoding sodium:solute symporter family transporter encodes MNFLLDFSVIVVYFIAVFYFGFHFSKKRSSEEDFYLAKREIHWVWLMFSLVATETSSLTFLSIPSLSMKGDFSFLQIAIGYILGRTAVAYLLLPKYYAGETISIYAYLGEKFGKSSQKSMSGLFTISRVLGDGIRLYVTSLPIAFLLTKMGFSEYGESTLGIAALFLLTFATILYSVYGGFRAIVFTDSLQLIIYLLGGFYAFYLLWNLLSAGGNPFPDVIATSFANGKLNIFHTNWLSTGDNAYYFIFAILGGAFISIGSHGTDLMLVQRVIASKNLKQGRKILIGSGVFVFFQFLLFLGIGTLLSGFYQGKTITPDKAFSLFIVEEIPSPFLGLLLSAILASAMSSLSSTINSLSLTWARDWEMDRYLTPKILSLIFGVILFFSSLLPFFMGAQLEKGILEVGLTIFSYTLGPTIALFLFAARGIQPKFPNWVVSVLLFGSILVLIFLTREIALPFTLLIPTGILIFSLGWGTFHLFAGRK; translated from the coding sequence ATGAATTTCCTCCTAGACTTTTCCGTAATCGTAGTATATTTCATCGCGGTATTTTATTTCGGATTTCATTTTTCGAAAAAACGTTCGAGTGAAGAAGACTTTTATCTGGCCAAAAGAGAGATCCACTGGGTCTGGTTGATGTTCTCTCTTGTCGCAACGGAAACCTCCAGCCTCACCTTTCTATCCATTCCGTCATTATCCATGAAAGGAGATTTTTCCTTTTTACAAATCGCAATCGGATACATTCTGGGAAGAACTGCAGTAGCCTATTTGCTTCTTCCGAAATACTATGCGGGCGAAACGATCTCCATTTACGCTTACTTAGGCGAAAAATTCGGGAAATCCTCTCAAAAATCCATGTCGGGACTTTTTACAATTTCACGAGTATTAGGTGACGGAATCAGACTTTATGTTACTTCCCTACCAATAGCTTTTTTACTTACTAAAATGGGATTCTCCGAATACGGAGAATCCACCCTGGGAATCGCGGCACTCTTTTTACTTACATTCGCAACGATTTTGTATTCGGTCTACGGAGGATTCAGGGCGATCGTATTTACGGACTCGCTCCAACTCATCATATATCTATTGGGTGGGTTTTACGCATTCTATCTGCTTTGGAATCTTTTGAGCGCGGGAGGAAATCCTTTTCCCGATGTGATCGCAACATCTTTTGCCAACGGCAAATTAAACATCTTTCATACCAACTGGCTTAGCACGGGAGATAACGCATATTATTTTATATTCGCCATTTTAGGAGGAGCCTTCATTTCTATCGGCTCACACGGAACGGACCTAATGCTTGTTCAACGGGTTATCGCGAGCAAAAACCTGAAACAAGGTCGAAAAATACTTATAGGAAGCGGAGTATTCGTATTCTTCCAATTTTTATTGTTTTTAGGAATAGGAACTCTGCTCTCCGGATTTTATCAAGGCAAAACGATAACACCGGACAAAGCGTTCAGCCTGTTTATCGTAGAAGAAATCCCTTCTCCTTTTTTAGGTTTACTTCTTTCCGCCATCCTTGCCAGTGCGATGTCTTCTCTTTCTTCCACAATCAATTCACTATCTCTCACTTGGGCCCGCGATTGGGAAATGGATCGTTATCTGACACCCAAAATACTTTCTCTTATCTTCGGAGTGATTTTGTTTTTCTCCTCGCTCTTACCTTTCTTTATGGGGGCTCAATTGGAAAAAGGAATCTTGGAAGTAGGGCTTACGATTTTTTCCTATACTCTGGGACCGACGATCGCTCTCTTCCTATTTGCTGCCCGCGGAATCCAACCCAAATTTCCCAACTGGGTCGTATCGGTTCTATTATTCGGCTCGATCCTGGTTTTGATTTTCTTAACGAGAGAAATCGCACTTCCATTCACACTTCTCATTCCAACCGGGATACTAATTTTCAGCCTAGGTTGGGGAACCTTTCATCTGTTTGCCGGCAGGAAATAA
- a CDS encoding HPP family protein, which produces MFFWIQEGISTPRLPSIASQALPKIGGVVSSKPVKAFDESDPDNSPLPNLQMEKAKKAYDEANEEPPPSPILFAHQVMTSPVESLFTDSNLYEARKYILEKRFRHIPILSPEGKLVGILSDRDVWKFISEDENALTKPLSSFMIRKLLTGTIQTEIREAAKVMLEEKIGSLPIIDEDQTLIGILTRTDLIRAIVRFPGFTLLA; this is translated from the coding sequence ATGTTCTTTTGGATTCAGGAAGGGATTTCCACTCCCAGACTACCTTCAATCGCTTCTCAAGCACTTCCCAAGATCGGAGGAGTTGTTTCTTCCAAACCGGTCAAAGCTTTCGATGAATCCGATCCGGACAACTCCCCCCTCCCGAATCTGCAAATGGAAAAAGCGAAAAAAGCTTATGATGAAGCGAACGAAGAACCGCCTCCTTCCCCGATTTTATTTGCTCACCAAGTGATGACTAGTCCCGTAGAAAGTTTGTTTACGGATTCAAATCTATACGAAGCTCGAAAGTATATTTTGGAAAAACGGTTCAGACATATTCCCATCCTCAGCCCGGAAGGAAAATTGGTAGGAATTTTATCCGACAGAGATGTGTGGAAATTCATCAGTGAAGATGAAAATGCACTTACCAAACCTTTGAGTTCTTTTATGATTCGAAAACTTCTGACAGGAACCATTCAAACGGAAATCAGGGAAGCCGCCAAAGTCATGTTAGAAGAAAAAATCGGTTCCCTGCCTATCATAGATGAAGATCAGACTCTGATAGGAATTCTAACAAGAACCGATTTAATTCGGGCCATAGTAAGATTTCCTGGTTTTACACTTCTCGCATAG
- a CDS encoding AMP-dependent synthetase/ligase yields MKKKVSVLYDLLEFVSETYPDKISFRKRTATGEFPGISFADLRKFVDQLTAGWIEEGLSLGDRVGYFCDSTPNWLKTDLSILTAGGVVVPRGTDIVEDEILYILNHSEARFLVVQREKDRARVGRIQSQLPKLEKIYVLETDTGELAIGEGSVSSLASKGKAALESKPALVKERVSVLDPDALATLIYTSGTTGNPKGVMLSQKGWITAIHNTSLRLDMNANDNAVSLLPPWHAFERAIEYAVISHGIDFLVSNMASLKDDLRDFRPTIFPSVPRIWESVYNGIMVKVAKEGGFKEKLFHFFLKVGASFAKHKSVAFGYDFALVRKNFLSDILQRTYSLLVLLLLSPLKLLSVKIFAAIHKALGGRIRICISAGSALPSVVDGFLSAIGLKVLEGYGMTETSAVVSIRSNTKPTKGTVGIPIDGYQIKLKDDQGREVKEIAAKGTLWIKSDQVLKGYYKRPELNEVVFDKEGFFDTGDLMQISYRNELVFSGRSKDTIALIGGENIEPIPIEDKLLTSPYIDQVMVVGHDRKTLGALIVPNFEAVEKKLEALAGSYDTWDSNPKIRELFRSEITGIISKHNGFKAFEVIPANNFYIVPRPFDPDREMTRTLKMKRNVIAEVFAKEINRIYQ; encoded by the coding sequence ATGAAAAAGAAAGTTTCCGTACTTTATGATTTACTTGAATTCGTATCAGAGACCTACCCTGATAAAATTTCCTTTCGAAAGAGAACAGCCACAGGTGAATTTCCCGGAATTTCTTTTGCCGATTTGCGCAAATTTGTAGATCAACTAACAGCTGGTTGGATTGAGGAAGGTTTGAGTTTGGGGGATCGGGTAGGATATTTTTGCGACTCCACTCCCAATTGGCTTAAAACCGATCTTTCCATTTTGACTGCGGGGGGAGTGGTTGTTCCGAGAGGGACTGATATCGTAGAAGACGAGATTCTGTACATTTTGAACCATTCGGAAGCCAGATTTCTTGTGGTTCAAAGAGAAAAAGACAGAGCCCGTGTCGGGAGGATTCAATCTCAGCTTCCCAAACTGGAAAAAATTTACGTTTTGGAAACTGATACCGGTGAACTGGCGATAGGTGAAGGAAGTGTTTCCAGTTTGGCCTCGAAAGGAAAAGCCGCTTTGGAATCTAAACCTGCTTTAGTAAAAGAAAGAGTTTCCGTTCTTGATCCGGACGCACTTGCTACATTGATTTATACTTCAGGAACAACCGGAAATCCCAAAGGGGTTATGTTGTCTCAAAAGGGTTGGATCACAGCGATTCACAACACAAGCCTTCGTTTGGATATGAATGCAAATGACAACGCAGTGAGTTTGCTTCCTCCCTGGCATGCATTCGAAAGGGCGATTGAATATGCAGTGATTTCTCACGGGATTGATTTTTTGGTTTCCAATATGGCGAGCCTTAAAGACGATCTTCGCGACTTTCGTCCTACTATTTTTCCTTCTGTGCCTAGAATTTGGGAATCCGTCTATAACGGAATCATGGTGAAAGTAGCAAAAGAAGGTGGGTTCAAAGAAAAATTATTTCATTTCTTTCTGAAAGTAGGGGCAAGTTTCGCAAAACACAAGTCAGTTGCTTTCGGATACGATTTCGCACTCGTGCGAAAAAACTTTTTGTCGGATATTTTACAAAGAACGTATTCACTTCTCGTCCTACTTCTTTTATCTCCTTTGAAGTTATTGTCTGTGAAGATATTTGCGGCCATTCACAAAGCACTGGGTGGTAGAATTCGGATTTGTATTTCGGCGGGTTCTGCGCTTCCGAGTGTAGTAGACGGATTTTTATCCGCTATCGGATTGAAAGTATTGGAAGGTTACGGAATGACCGAAACATCCGCAGTTGTTTCCATTCGTTCCAATACCAAACCGACCAAAGGTACAGTGGGGATTCCCATTGACGGGTACCAAATCAAATTGAAAGACGATCAAGGGAGAGAGGTAAAGGAAATTGCTGCAAAAGGAACTCTTTGGATCAAATCGGATCAGGTTTTGAAAGGATATTATAAAAGGCCGGAATTGAATGAAGTCGTTTTTGATAAGGAAGGTTTTTTTGATACTGGAGACCTGATGCAGATTTCCTACAGAAATGAATTGGTGTTTTCGGGAAGATCCAAGGACACGATCGCACTCATCGGCGGTGAAAATATCGAGCCTATCCCGATCGAAGACAAATTGCTCACTTCCCCTTATATCGATCAGGTAATGGTAGTCGGACATGACCGCAAAACCTTAGGGGCACTCATCGTTCCCAATTTTGAAGCTGTGGAAAAAAAGCTGGAAGCACTTGCCGGTTCCTACGATACTTGGGATTCCAATCCGAAAATAAGAGAGTTGTTTCGAAGTGAAATCACCGGTATCATTTCAAAACATAACGGTTTCAAAGCGTTCGAGGTAATACCGGCTAACAACTTTTATATTGTTCCGCGGCCGTTTGATCCGGATCGTGAAATGACTCGGACTTTAAAGATGAAAAGAAACGTAATCGCAGAAGTATTTGCAAAAGAAATTAACAGGATTTACCAATGA